A window of Rhododendron vialii isolate Sample 1 chromosome 11a, ASM3025357v1 contains these coding sequences:
- the LOC131306777 gene encoding uncharacterized protein LOC131306777 produces the protein MNPDLPKELVEDPIIEEGPEFGTTPEIPTFDSFSYSNIHTQATTEAVLAFTLDDSNDSSESDDSSDDSDSFPYEIQTFEFSNIMIAQPLAKKIRQIPNSAGGDLQFAFWTNRNNMGHPNPDGSITWRKEYHTIFLSAYSESQGIQSDSGNYLGNESESSEESSDSDELFESSKVNATTASVVASSSMKNSDSTSPSSRSSSMRAKEFTILKGIEKSLLEVDINIHAVEKIKSLRHTIIMNLPVFSFE, from the exons atgaacccagaTCTTCCTAAAGAACTTGTTgaagatcctattattgaagaaggtcctgagtttggtACAACTCcagaaatcccaacctttgattcATTCTCATATTCCaatatccatacccaag caacaaCTGAAGCAGTCCTAGCATTTACCCTTGATGATTCAAatgattcatcagaatcagatgatTCTTCCGATGATtctgactcattcccctatgaaatccaaacatttgagTTCTCAAATATCATGATAGCTCAACCCCTAGCCAAG aagatcagacaaatcCCCAATAGTGCAGGCggagatctccaatttgctttttggacaaatCGCAACAACATGGGTCATCccaatccagatggttctattacatggagaaaggagtatcacaccaTATTCCTCTCTGCATATTCAGAATCTCAAGGCATCCAGAGcgacagtggaaattatctg gggaatgagtcagaATCATCGGAAGAatcatctgattctgatgaatTATTTGAATCATCAAAGGTAAATGCTACGACTGCTTCAGttgttgcttcatcatcaatgAAAAATAGTGATTCAACATCGccatcttcaagatcatcatcaatgagagccaaagaatTCACTATTTT gaagggaattgagaaaagcttgcttgaggTTGACATCAATATCCATGctgttgagaagataaaatctttGAGACATACAATCATAATGAATCTCCcagtcttttcttttgaatga